A single region of the Silene latifolia isolate original U9 population chromosome 8, ASM4854445v1, whole genome shotgun sequence genome encodes:
- the LOC141596412 gene encoding F-box protein At5g03100-like yields the protein MTRLRLQKRFRSSKDDFGRDRMSEMPDEVLVHILSCMPTLDAVRTVLLRRFGHLWTLIQTLKFDIREFLHDFYVHWESNEPDQFYLFIRNVLLLHKRLSIEKFHLCVEFDSANDRIKAANDIKMWLRFALDRQAKEIKICDKSDVWLASSSILPSFSSQSLVTLKLDNCEIEPQLQVKLGSLKKLLLDHVKMCDEAFQQFISGCPSLQELGIVNPTWLKKLSFRAPNIDKLSCVLTDGSARDNPLLIDCPNLKSLDLEVDGKPPDVIDVSSLRDLFIKNFMYAIDDYDERTMHKMFLGKFEGTEVLHLSRHASVLFLHTIQYMELLQIRWKRVVLELQELSQNCLLGIYHLLRTLKHLEELVIYTTEDFKASTVSLPSEISSRFETPQLKTITLHGYGKSWKSRLQLVEFLLQCTAVVDKLVIIPH from the exons ATGACGAGATTAAGGCTACAAAAGCGTTTTCGTTCTTCAAAGGATGATTTTGGTCGAGATAGAATGAGTGAAATGCCAGATGAAGTACTTGTTCACATTCTTTCATGTATGCCGACTTTAGATGCTGTTAGAACTGTCTTACTTCGTCGATTTGGACACCTTTGGACTTTGATTCAGACTCTTAAATTTGACATCCGCGAATTTCTTCATGACTTTTATGTTCATTGGGAAAGCAATGAGCCTGACCAGTTCTACCTTTTCATCCGCAATGTGCTACTGCTTCACAAAAGACTCTCCATTGAAAAATTTCATCTTTGTGTCGAGTTCGACTCTGCTAATGACAGAATCAAGGCTGCCAATGATATTAAAATGTGGTTGAGGTTTGCGTTGGATAGACAAGCCAAGGAAATCAAAATCTGTGATAAATCCGACGTTTGGCTTGCTAGCAGTTCAATCTTGCCCAGTTTCAGTAGTCAGTCTCTAGTTACGCTTAAACTCGATAATTGTGAAATCGAGCCCCAACTTCAAGTCAAGTTGGGATCTCTAAAGAAATTATTGCTCGATCATGTTAAAATGTGTGACGAAGCATTCCAACAGTTTATATCCGGGTGCCCTTCCTTACAAGAACTAGGTATTGTGAATCCTACTTGGCTGAAGAAATTGAGTTTTCGTGCTCCAAACATTGATAAATTATCTTGTGTGCTCACGGATGGTTCTGCACGAGATAATcctttgttgattgattgtcccAACCTTAAAAGTTTGGATTTGGAAGTCGACGGAAAGCCACCGGACGTCATTGATGTTTCTTCTCTCCGTGATCTCTTTATCAAAAATTTTATGTATGCTATTGACGATTATGACGAACGTACTATGCATAAAATGTTTTTGGGAAAGTTTGAAGGTACTGAAGTTCTCCATTTGTCACGTCATGCTTCTGTG CTATTCCTCCATACAATACAGTATATGGAGCTTTTACAAATTAGATGGAAGCGTGTCGTTCTGGAATTGCAGGAGCTCTCGCAAAACTGCCTCTTAGGCATTTATCATTTGCTAAGAACTTTAAAACACTTGGAAGAACTCGTTATATACACCACCGAG GATTTCAAAGCCAGTACTGTTTCCCTCCCTTCGGAAATTTCTTCTCGTTTTGAGACGCCACAACTTAAGACTATCACCCTGCACGGCTATGGGAAATCTTGGAAGAGTCGGCTTCAACTAGTTGAATTCTTGCTCCAATGCACAGCTGTTGTGGATAAGTTGGTCATTATTCCCCATTAA